The genomic stretch TTTCGTATAGAAACTAATTTACTTAAAAACTAAGAGCGTCATAGTTTTTGGTATCTAAACCATTCCGAACAAATCAACATGTCTCAACTATCGTGATGTCAGAGCAGACAAATTGCCCAATTACTAGCTCGGTACATAGCTAAGTATTAGGTTTACGATAAGGGCTATTTGTAATCGAAATTTTTTTCTTACTTTCGTTATTGGTATGTTCTTTGTTAAAGCCCCCTATGAATCTTTGAGGTTTTTGAGCAGGGGTCTGAAAATATTTTTCTAAACATTTTTCTAAAGTTTGTGTAAAAAAGTATTTTTCAGATAAGTTCTTAGACTGGCTCTTTTGAATCGAAGAAATTCTGAGGAAATTGAATGCCAAAGCAAATAATTATTGCCGAGCAGTATCGAATTGCTGCCGTATTTAGTGAAGATCAAATTGAAGAAATTGTTGTTGCCGCAGGAACTCACCAAGTTGGGGATGTTTACTTGGGCGTTGTCGAAAATGTTTTAACGAGTATTGATGCTGCCTTTGTAAATATTGGTGATGGCGATCGCAATGGGTTTATTCACATTACTGACCTTGGTCCCTTAAAAATGCGGCGATCGTCTGGCTCGATCAGCGATCTGGTCGTACCGCAACAGCGTGTGTTGGTTCAGGTTATGAAAGAACCAACGGGTAATAAAGGTCCCCGTTTGACGGGAAATATTTCGCTACCAGGCCGTTATGTGGTGCTACTACCCTTTGGTCGTGGGGTGAACTTATCCCGACGCATTCGCAGTGAGGCTGAGCGTAATCGTCTGCGGGCGCTGGCGATTTTGGTTAAGCCTGCGGGTATGGGTATTTTGGTGCGGACTGAGGCGGATGGGATGCCTGAGGAGCAGATTATTGAGGATCTTGATAATTTGCAACGTCAGTGGGAAGGCATTCAGCAGGATGTGGCAACCACTCGCCAGCCAACCTTGCTTGATCGCGAAAGAGATTTTGTCCAACGCGTGCTGCGTGACCTCTATAGCACTGAGGTAAATCGGATTGTCACCGATTCTAGTGATGGTTTACGCCGCATTAAGCAGCATTTACTCAACTGGGGTGATGGCAAAATTCCTAGTGGACTGCTACTCGATCATCACCGTGAACGCACTCCGATTTTGGAATATTTCCGAGTCAATGCAGGTATCCGTGAAGCGTTGAAGCCTCGCGTCGATCTGCCTAGTGGTGGCTATATCATCATTGAGCCAACCGAAGCATTAACTGTCATTGACGTTAACTCTGGCTCCTTTACCAAGTCCCAAACCTCTCGCGAGACGGTGCTTTGGACAAACTGTGAAGCGGCTGTAGAGATTGCCCGTCAGATTCGCTTGCGAAATATTGCAGGCGTGATCGTGGTGGACTTCATTGATATGGATACGCGCCGCGACCAATTGCAGTTATTGGAATACTTTAATAAAGCTTTGCGATCGGATAAGTCACGTCCGCAAATCGCGCAGTTGACGGAGTTAGGACTGGTTGAGTTGACCCGTAAGCGCCAAGGTCAGAGTATTTATGAATTATTTGGTCGTCCCTGTTCGACCTGTGGTGGTCTAGGACATTTGATGCATTTACCTGGGGAAGCCGCAGGTCAGCCCGTAGACTCGACTTCACGGACTTGGGAATCGAAGCAGTCTAACCAACTCGACTTTACCTCTGAGTATGAGGATGGTGATTCGGAGTTAGGTGGTGGACTAGAGCCAAATTTGGTCAATCATCCGAGCTATCAAGAGCGGGGCAATTTACGCAGACGTAGCAAGCGTACATTACTCAATAAGGATTCTCGCGAGTTGCGTGAAGTGGAAAAGGTTGCACCTGTGGATGTGCGATCGCGGGTTGAGCCACGCTTTGAACCTCGGGTTGAGCCACGTTTTGAGCCACGTATCGAACGCGATCGCGAAATTATTGAGCGAGCAGTGCCTAGTAAGATCTCCTTACCAAGCATTACCCAAACCAAGCACATTGCTGAACCTGTCGAAGAATTAATTGAGGTGGTCGAGCCTGCACCGATCGCAACGGTGGAGAATGTACCTGAACGTCCTAATAAACGGGAATTACGCACTAAGGTTGTGGAGCCACCAGAGGTCGTTGTCGTAGAGATGACCGAGGAAGAGCAGGATGTATATTCCTTGCTCGGCGTTTCACCCTTAGTACTAGTTGAGCACGAAGTCAAAGATCCTCGTAATGTGATTGTCACTGTTGCTTTACCGGGGCAAGCTCCTAGAATTGCAAATGCCATCAAATCTAGTCCTATTGTTGAAGCTAATGAATTAGCCACCGAAAACTCGCTCGCTCTTGAGTCTGATGACGGGGCTGAGATAGATACTGTGGTAACAATCTCTGAGGTTGCGATTAGTGAATCACCGAGTGCAAATATTAGTAATGGCATTACTAATCCTAATGGTGTGATTTTGAAAGTCAATCGGGCGCAACCAGTTGGATCTATTGATACTGAATCAGATACCGATTTAAGAACTGATTTGTTAGATAACTCTAAAGAATTTGTGCCAATTCAATCGCCCGAAGCATCACGCCGTAAGCGTTCTTCCGCTTCACAAGCTTAAATAAAAATAACGTCAGTTCGGGTTAAGCTGGCAAATTTTAAAACCCAAAAATCTTGCTTAGCAAGGCTTTTGGGTTTTGAGAGAGGGTTTGCGTAGCAAACCCTCTCTCAAAACCCATATCTCGAACTCGCATTACAAATAAGAACAAAAGGGACGCAATGCGTCCCTTTTGTTTATGGATTGTTAAAAGACTAGATCTATAGCTAACTTTTTGAGATTAATTACATGGAGCTTATAACCTGAGATGTCATTAGTCGCGATCGCCACTAAATTAATATCAATTGGCGCGATCGCTGTAACTTCACCATCAATGATTAAGTTGCTAATATTATTGCCGCGTAAATCTAGCAACATTAAAATTGTTTGATAAGCGTTGTAATTCGCTGTAATCGTATAGCCCCAAGGCGTAGCTGCCATCAAGATGACTTCATACTCTAATGGTATTCGCACTAAACGATAGGGTTTGAGATCGAGCAAATAAAGATTTTGACTATTGCCTGCTTCTCGTAAAAGTACGCGATCGCTAGTAAAAGTGGCGATACCTGACTCGATCGGTATCGGCAAAGCCAGACGATACATAATATTGCAACGACGGGAAATGACGATCGCGCGACTTTCATTAGTTTCGGGTTTATTGGCGATCGCAACCAGATGATGCTGATCAAAGGCAATAATGCAGCTTAAATCTCTAGTCGCAAACTCTAAACGCATCGCCCTGCCATAGACAAGATTTCTAATTTCAAGTTGCTTGCCTGTGGATATTGCAAACCAATCTCCGTGAGGTGAAACCGTCCATTTAAATGGCTGGGTAGATTGATATAAAGATTTTGGTTTACCCTGTACAAACTGATAAAGCGATCGCTTCGTCAGAGCAAATAAAGACTTTTTCGTAAAGACAATCTCCTCAATTTGGTGTTCAGATTTCGCAATTAACTCTTCTTGATCAAGGTTGAGACTATGCCAACGTAAATGCAAACTTGATGTGCTATAAAAACGCGCTTTACCTGCCCCCGCTAAGCCCACAATTCTCTCAGACACATCTTTTTGGGCAAAATTATTTGTATGTTGAGAAAACAGAACTGTTGTACAACTTTCGATATCAGATCCTGATTTGAACTGACCAAAATTTATCTGACTAAAATCTTCAGAATTAATAGCTGCTAACAGATCTAAACGCATCTCTTGAGCTGATGTATAGCGGCGCTTAGGTAGTTTTTCCAGCGATCGCGCAATTACTGCTTGTAGCGATCGGGGCAAACTATCAGGAACAATTACCCTTTGATTTAAATGGGCGTTCATTAGTTCAGTAGGCATCCCTGAAAAAGGTCGCTTACCAACTAACAGCTCATACAAAATAATGCCCACCGCATAAAGATCTGACCCTTCTGAAAATTGACCATAAAATCGTTCAGGAGCCATATAACCAGGGGAACCTGTATTACTACCATCAGAGCCAATTTCTTGACTAAGACGGGCAATCCCAAAATCAGAGATCTTTGCCTTCCAACCCTTGGCAGTAATCTTTAATAGGACATTTTCAGGCTTGATATCACAATGAATAATATTGGCGGTATGGGCATGTTCTAAACCCAGCAAAATATCATTAACTAAATCAAAGCATTGCTGTACCGATAATGCCTTGGGATAGTTCATCAAATCTCGGAGAGTTCCACCCTCGCAATAGTCCATCACCAAATAACGGTAATTGAGGTGATGCACCAATGCCGTACAAGACACAATATTTTCATGTTGTAGGGTCAATAAAAATCGTAACTCTCTTAACAGTTTGCTCGTAGGAAACCGCTTGTTTTCCAGTTCCTTAAGGGCAACCAGATTTCCTGTATCTCGTACACGCGCACACAAAACTTTTCCGAATTGACCTCTGCCAACTAAGCCTAAAATCCGATATTTAGAGAACTGTGAGTTAGCTTTTGCATTCATACGAGCAACTTCAAGTCTCAAAAACTGCTTTCTTCGTGCGCTTGAACAAGGCAGTTATCT from Pseudanabaena sp. Chao 1811 encodes the following:
- a CDS encoding Rne/Rng family ribonuclease, whose translation is MPKQIIIAEQYRIAAVFSEDQIEEIVVAAGTHQVGDVYLGVVENVLTSIDAAFVNIGDGDRNGFIHITDLGPLKMRRSSGSISDLVVPQQRVLVQVMKEPTGNKGPRLTGNISLPGRYVVLLPFGRGVNLSRRIRSEAERNRLRALAILVKPAGMGILVRTEADGMPEEQIIEDLDNLQRQWEGIQQDVATTRQPTLLDRERDFVQRVLRDLYSTEVNRIVTDSSDGLRRIKQHLLNWGDGKIPSGLLLDHHRERTPILEYFRVNAGIREALKPRVDLPSGGYIIIEPTEALTVIDVNSGSFTKSQTSRETVLWTNCEAAVEIARQIRLRNIAGVIVVDFIDMDTRRDQLQLLEYFNKALRSDKSRPQIAQLTELGLVELTRKRQGQSIYELFGRPCSTCGGLGHLMHLPGEAAGQPVDSTSRTWESKQSNQLDFTSEYEDGDSELGGGLEPNLVNHPSYQERGNLRRRSKRTLLNKDSRELREVEKVAPVDVRSRVEPRFEPRVEPRFEPRIERDREIIERAVPSKISLPSITQTKHIAEPVEELIEVVEPAPIATVENVPERPNKRELRTKVVEPPEVVVVEMTEEEQDVYSLLGVSPLVLVEHEVKDPRNVIVTVALPGQAPRIANAIKSSPIVEANELATENSLALESDDGAEIDTVVTISEVAISESPSANISNGITNPNGVILKVNRAQPVGSIDTESDTDLRTDLLDNSKEFVPIQSPEASRRKRSSASQA
- a CDS encoding serine/threonine protein kinase; the protein is MNAKANSQFSKYRILGLVGRGQFGKVLCARVRDTGNLVALKELENKRFPTSKLLRELRFLLTLQHENIVSCTALVHHLNYRYLVMDYCEGGTLRDLMNYPKALSVQQCFDLVNDILLGLEHAHTANIIHCDIKPENVLLKITAKGWKAKISDFGIARLSQEIGSDGSNTGSPGYMAPERFYGQFSEGSDLYAVGIILYELLVGKRPFSGMPTELMNAHLNQRVIVPDSLPRSLQAVIARSLEKLPKRRYTSAQEMRLDLLAAINSEDFSQINFGQFKSGSDIESCTTVLFSQHTNNFAQKDVSERIVGLAGAGKARFYSTSSLHLRWHSLNLDQEELIAKSEHQIEEIVFTKKSLFALTKRSLYQFVQGKPKSLYQSTQPFKWTVSPHGDWFAISTGKQLEIRNLVYGRAMRLEFATRDLSCIIAFDQHHLVAIANKPETNESRAIVISRRCNIMYRLALPIPIESGIATFTSDRVLLREAGNSQNLYLLDLKPYRLVRIPLEYEVILMAATPWGYTITANYNAYQTILMLLDLRGNNISNLIIDGEVTAIAPIDINLVAIATNDISGYKLHVINLKKLAIDLVF